Genomic segment of Calditrichota bacterium:
CGTCGCGGTATTGGTGTGCGGCAGGATGACGCCGCCAGTCAAAGAACTTGTACCTATTCTGCACGACGCATTGAAGTTCTTGATCGGCAAACCGGTGCTGGTCAACTGAATGATATAGGTCGAATCAGGGACGTAGCTTTCGGGAAAGTTGTGAACTTCGACGGTGCCTCCGCCTTCACCGTGACAAGATGACGCGCACGACTGTGTACCGGGAGCTCCAGAGCACCCCACGACCCATGGTTCGGCAAAGACGCATGCCGGCAGCAGAAAAAAGAGCAGTACTTTCATGAATTTAAATCGGAATTATATATCCATTGCGAGGACGCAACGGCGGGAAGATATGGCGGCCGCGCGGGGCTACTTGCGAAATTTAATGGTGCAGCCGAAGGCTTTGGTTATCTTGGGATCGATTTGATCGGGATGACCTTCGACTAATTTGGTCAGGGCGTTGTGGAGATCGTGTTCCTTGACGTCCTTGACTTCAGTATTGTCGTCGATGCGACCTGCGTATATAATTTTGCCGCTCTTGTCGAGCAGGAATGTTTCGGGAGTGCGGTTCGCGCCATAAGCGGCGGCGACGGCGCCGTCTTCATTGATTAAGTACGGGTAAGGGAGTTTCTTCTCTTGCGCGCGCTTTTGCATCGCTTCGTAGCCGTCTTCCGGTTTGATCTTGGGATCATTGGGGCTGATGGCGATGAAGTTGATACCTTTGGGTTGGAACTCATTGGCCAAAGCGATCAAGCGGTCTTCGTAGGCCATTGCAAACGGACAGTGGTTGCAGGTGAAGACAATCAGGGTTCCAAGTTCACCGGCGCCGCTGGCCAGCGAGACCATGCTGCCGTCGACGTTTTTCAATTCAAAGGACGGGCCCATTGTACCGGGTTCGAGAGCCGCCGCAGAGATGTTTTTTGGGGCGAGGAAACTTCCTGCCACCACAACAAGGGCAACCACGGACAACATGAGGACAAGCGCTTTCTTCATCGAGACTCCTTTGGAGGGTTATTTTGATGTTGGTCACCCTATTAAACCTGACAAAATCATGACGGTTTCATTGCGATTGTCCGTCAAAAGCGATATTGTAGACTAATCTGGTGTCAGGTTTCGCAGCTTCTTAATAAACCACACCTAAGCAAGAGTTTCAACAGGGAGGAAGCACGTGCATACATTTTGTCATGTTGAACTGATAACCACGGATTTGGCCAAGAGCGCGGAGATCTATGAGAAGCTGTTCGGCTGGAAGATCGCCCCGATGATGGAGAATTACTGGATGATCGACTTGGGACCCGATGCGAACGGCATCTCGGGTGGTCTGCTGAAGATGGAAAAGATCGTGGACAACGGTGGCCAAAACTATGTGGAAGTGCGGGACATTCATGCCACACTCGCAAAAGCGGCGACATTGGGCTGCAAGACGATAGATGAGAAGCGGCCGTTGCCTGAAAATATGGGATTTATCGCGATGTTCGAGATGCCGGACGGATTCAAAGTGGGGCTGTTCTCGAATGAGTAGTGTGGACTTGATGCCACGCTTTTGAATTGCTCGAATCGCGGAGAAAACGGACAGAAAATGATCAAGAAACTAATTGAAAGTGAAGAATTTACAGCAGGTGACGGGACCATTTTGCGGGAAATTCTGCACCCGGACAAGGCTGATCTCGCCCTCGGGTATTCACTGGCTATTGCAAAGCTCGCTCCAGAGGCAACTTCAATATTGCATAGGCTTAGGACGAGTGAAGTCTACTACATCTTAAAGGGCAGGGGGAACATGGAGTTGGACGGAAAATGGACAGAGGTCGGGCCCGGGGACACGGTGTATATCGCTCCTTATGTGACTCAGCGGATCAAGAGCCTCGGGCCGGAGGAGTTGGAGTTCCTTTGTATCGTCGATCCGGCTTGGAAGGTGGAGG
This window contains:
- a CDS encoding thioredoxin family protein yields the protein MKKALVLMLSVVALVVVAGSFLAPKNISAAALEPGTMGPSFELKNVDGSMVSLASGAGELGTLIVFTCNHCPFAMAYEDRLIALANEFQPKGINFIAISPNDPKIKPEDGYEAMQKRAQEKKLPYPYLINEDGAVAAAYGANRTPETFLLDKSGKIIYAGRIDDNTEVKDVKEHDLHNALTKLVEGHPDQIDPKITKAFGCTIKFRK
- a CDS encoding cupin domain-containing protein — translated: MIKKLIESEEFTAGDGTILREILHPDKADLALGYSLAIAKLAPEATSILHRLRTSEVYYILKGRGNMELDGKWTEVGPGDTVYIAPYVTQRIKSLGPEELEFLCIVDPAWKVEDEEIL
- a CDS encoding VOC family protein, with amino-acid sequence MHTFCHVELITTDLAKSAEIYEKLFGWKIAPMMENYWMIDLGPDANGISGGLLKMEKIVDNGGQNYVEVRDIHATLAKAATLGCKTIDEKRPLPENMGFIAMFEMPDGFKVGLFSNE